TCAAACGACTCGCTGGTTGAGTGCGACGACCGttgcatcatcaacacaaGCACAGATGACTTCCATCTTTGGCCAACCGACGCGGAGCCAGCCTCCAGCGTTCAATCCTTTCGCGACAAACTCGGCGGCCGGGGACAGTTCATTTGGTATTGATGATGCAGGCGACTCGAACCGGTCCAAGCGAAACAAGCGATCCTCGCGACCTGCCGACAAGAGCGACAACGAGGGCAAGCGAAAATCGAACAAAGACGCCAACATGAGCGACAGCGGGAAGCAGAAGAAGTGGAAGGGGGAGgagcggaagaggaagaacgGCGACGTAAAGAAGGCCTTTGAAGGCGTCAAACCCCTCAAGAAGGCGCCCAAGGACGCGCAGGCCAACGGATTCAATCCCTTCACGTCGACGCGTGATAACGAATCGCGACCAACGTCGTCCTCGAGTGCCGAATCGCAAACTGACGGAATCCCGAAAGCGTACCACTCGAACGATCCGCAGGCTAGAAAGGTTTACGAGCAGCTTCGAAAAGATAATATCTTTCCTCCGCCGTGGCCGTCGCAGCCCGGGAAccccaagaacaaggccGAGGTTTCCAAGTTTCGCGAAAAGTACGAAGCCTACCGCAGCAAGGCGCGCGCGTCGTTGACAAAGGCCGGCCTGATCGACGATCCCGACAAGCGAAAGactcttcaagatgccattgaCTTCAAGGGTATCTGCGAGGACATGTGCCCCGAGTACGAAAAGATCCAGCGCATCAACGAAATGGACGTCCATCAACCTGAAAAGAACCCCAAGACGACATTCCCCAACACCCGTCACatggtcaagaagctcgcgCGCTCAGCTGCCGGCCAGGAAGCCCCTCTTCCCATGGACGTGCGATCTGTGCCGGCTCTCCGGAGGACGTTGGACTACCTAATTGACGAGCTGTTGCGAAACGACGACAACCTGCCAAGCTTGCACGGCTTTCTCTGGGATCGTACACGAGCAATTCGCCGAGACTTTACCTTTTTCTCATCGCTCAATCCTGAAGAGATGAAAACACAGGTCTACGTACTCGAGAACATTGCGCGATTCCACGTCACAGCACTCCACCTCCTCTCCCAGGAAGGCAATGCACCAGAAGACTTTGTCGAGCAGCAGGAACTTGAGCAACTTGGAAAGgctcttctttccctccGCGACGCATATGACGACTGTAACGACCAGGGCATCCGGTGCGAGAACGAACCCGAGTTCCGAGCTTACTACCTTATCTTCCATGCCTTTGATTCGAACATTATTGAGACGCTACAGCGACAATGGAAGCCGAACCTGTGGAAAGACTCTGACGCGGTTCGAACGGCGGCCTCACTCGTCGAGGCTCTTCAAAACACCCAAGACTTTCACGGACCGATCAAGGACGCACCTTCAATGGCCGCCTCTGCAGCATACCATTCGTATTTCCGGATAGTCGAAGACCCAAAGGTTTCATACACCATGGCTTGTTTCGCAGAGATCCATTTCCCCCCGCTTCGTcgctccatcttgacgacaATCAAGAAATCGCTAGCCCGGCCTCGAGAGACAGCCAAGGACGTCACAGCCGCCGTCCTCAACAAGTTCCTTCGGTTCGACACTATAGACGAAGCAATTGACTTTGCAGAGCTTCACGAGTTCGAGTTTGGGAAATGTGAAGACGACCCGTCGGATATCACCCGCCAGTATCTCAAACTGGACAACCGCAAACGTCTCCCTCACCACCGTTATCAACACCAGTTCTCTGAGACTTTGGTAGAGAAGAAGCGCGGCTCCAGGCCTCTACCAGACCTTATTCATCAGACAATACACGAAGACCCTAATGCCCCGAAGCCAACGACTAATGGAGATGGCGAGGGGAGTCTCTTTGTCACGGATGAACTGGAGCCAGCGGCACAGGCACAGCCTGTTGAACCATCAAAACCTAACAGTACGACAACAAaccccttctcctctttcaaGCCGAATGGAGTTTTGGGTAGCAACAATGCTGTTAACGGCAACTCAGGTAAGATCCCACCAACCCTTTTATATAGTTTACACCCAAGATTTTGCATTTCATGGCTCTCTCATTGCATCTTGCACATGCGTGTGAGAGCCCCTACTTGACAGGCATTCCGCCGGAGACTCTAAACGCCATAGCCCGCGAGACCATCTCGGGGTGACACGGTTGGCTCGAGACGAACCACTGGAAATCTGGCACAGAAACGCCTGCACCACTGGTTCTGACGTTGTATTCGCTTAGGGACTTTACTCAACGGGACCTCTCCAGCCTCTACCTCTACATCCCCCTTTCAGCAGTCAACGCCTCAGCAGAACCCCTTCGCTCCGACACCAGCACAAGCAGCAGAGCCTGCGAAGCCAGCTGTCAACCCATTTGCAACAGCTACTACCTCGACTCTGCCGTCATTCTTAATCAGCACCCCTGGCAGTACAACACCCAGCTCCCAGGAGCCAGCAGCTGCTACAACAACAGCTACGGCTACGTCAAATCCGTTTGCCCCGTCTACTACACCATCGGCTTCGACTGGTCCCGCCCAGAGCAGCCCATTTGCCTGGCCGCCTACGTCTGAATCCCAAACACCTAAAGCTCCTAGCTTTCCCTCTTTCACACCCCAACCTACTGTACCATCAAATGACGCTCCAACACCTCCGAGCAAGGTGGACAAGCCTGCGAGCCTGGTGCCTCAAGCTCCAGCAACTCCTGCAGTTGAACCAGCAAAGACGATCGATAACAATGCAgttcctccatcatctggaCCAACCGTTGACGCTTTTCGGCATCTGAAGCCTACTCCACCTCCGTTGGGCAGCGTGGCTAAACCGATCAGTGGACTTGGCATTGGAACACCACTGCCCTCAGCCGACAAGCAGGACAAGCCAGCACCAAGTGTTCTCAGCTCCAGTCCGGCTGTTACATCAACGCCTCAACTGTCGTTTCCTGCCTTTTCGACCCCATCCTATCAGCCTTCACCACTAGGCATCatccctcctcagcctgctACTACTTCGCCTCCCAAACCAACAATCCAGACACCACAACCGCCAACTCTTCCGCCAGCCCCTCCAGCTCCACCACAACCGCCTCGTGATCTCATCGGAGACTTCACGAAGTGGTACGTGCTTGGCGATGAAGGCATGCTTGGAGATTTCCAAGCCTTTATGCTGGACAACATCCTGCAGGGCGTATACCGGAAGTTTGTTAAGGACAAAGAAAGGAAACGAcaaaaggaagaagaggaacaggCGCTTGCCAAGGCAACCGAGTTCCGCAGATACACCCTTTCAGTCAGATACTTCTACCGCTGGAGGGACACGGCACGCGAACTACGACTCAGTCAACTTCGTCGCAGCGGCCGAGAGCAAATGAGAGTGTACTACGAAGCTCAGCGAGCAGCACAACTCAAGGCTCAAAAGGCTGAGGCTCGACGAGCAGCGCGAGAAAAGGCTGAACTTGCAGAGTTGAACCGGCACCGCCCTGAAGAGCTGATGGATCTTCTCAAGCACAAGAAGCCAGGCAAACGTCGACagtcggaggaggatgctctcCTCGCTAGCGGTGTTTTGTCAGGGGTTGGCAACGAGCGAGAGGCCATTGCGCAGATTGTAAATGGACCACCATCTATGAACGGCACAGTGTCTAGTCAACAGTCGAAGCTGTCCAGGGCATCTACCACTAAGGGCGGATCCAAGACGCGAGCTCTACGAGAGCAGCTCCTTGGTGATAGGTCCTCCAGCTTCCGACGCTCGCTACCTCCGTCGATGTCAGGGAACGGATCAAGCCCCGAGCCTAGCAGCCGTGTCAGCAAGGTATCAGAACGCTGGCgcctcaaggccatgggcaTTGTCCAGATGCCAGACGGCACAGCCATGCCAGAGTCACTAGCAAACGAGATTCAGTATGGCAAGAAGAGACACTCAGGAACTGGTACCATGGGGCCACCTAGCAGCAGCTTCATCCGCCGAGCCTCGGTGAGCGACCTCGCCCGTTCCGAAGGGGGACATCGCCTATCCAGTTCACACGGGGCTATCGACACGACCGAGTTTGACGGCACAGCCGCTAATAACAAACGGAAGCGTGCCGcagaggacgatgacgacacACCTCAGCAAGGGGCTTCCAACACGCACAAGCGCGTCATGAGCGACGCGCAGAAGCTGATCAGCGAACTTCGCGCTATGAGGGcggagatggaagaaggggCTTCCTGGTTCCACGGTCAAAACGAGAGATTACAGAGCGAGATGATTAGCCGCGGCTCGACGCCGTGGGATCAAGGTTCATGACATGTTATAGTGGGAAGAGGAACAAAAGAATGtgtttgacgacgacggccgaTAATGTAGCCTGGCCTTGATAGTGTCGAGCTCATGGAGATACCCGTGGCATTGGATGGGAGAGGAATTATCAAGGTTAAACATGTGGATTTGTTTCTGGCATCTGTATTCTTGACTAGCGACTCATTTGCAGCACGCATTgtctttttttattaaacAGGGGATGAATGAAGGGATGGCATGATTACATAGGGTTTGGATGGGGGTCTCACGGAAGGGGAAAATGGTTAAGCAAATATACACAACTGGCATTGAAGCCAGACCACACTCTTGGGTTCGTCGACTTGCATTTGTGATTGATTTTTGGTATTATCCATTATCTTATTCTTACATATCCAACCAGAGCATAGTTACTGCCTATGTATGCTCGAGATGTCACCACTAACAACGCCAACGCTTGAAAACGAGGGGAATAACGACATGGCAGCCATGAAACAAAGATCCGCCTGATGGACACCTAGCTAAGAAATCAAAGTAGCCTAGTAAAGACGGCCGAGCACCGAA
This genomic interval from Fusarium keratoplasticum isolate Fu6.1 chromosome 9, whole genome shotgun sequence contains the following:
- a CDS encoding SAC3-GANP domain-containing protein; this translates as MTSIFGQPTRSQPPAFNPFATNSAAGDSSFGIDDAGDSNRSKRNKRSSRPADKSDNEGKRKSNKDANMSDSGKQKKWKGEERKRKNGDVKKAFEGVKPLKKAPKDAQANGFNPFTSTRDNESRPTSSSSAESQTDGIPKAYHSNDPQARKVYEQLRKDNIFPPPWPSQPGNPKNKAEVSKFREKYEAYRSKARASLTKAGLIDDPDKRKTLQDAIDFKGICEDMCPEYEKIQRINEMDVHQPEKNPKTTFPNTRHMVKKLARSAAGQEAPLPMDVRSVPALRRTLDYLIDELLRNDDNLPSLHGFLWDRTRAIRRDFTFFSSLNPEEMKTQVYVLENIARFHVTALHLLSQEGNAPEDFVEQQELEQLGKALLSLRDAYDDCNDQGIRCENEPEFRAYYLIFHAFDSNIIETLQRQWKPNLWKDSDAVRTAASLVEALQNTQDFHGPIKDAPSMAASAAYHSYFRIVEDPKVSYTMACFAEIHFPPLRRSILTTIKKSLARPRETAKDVTAAVLNKFLRFDTIDEAIDFAELHEFEFGKCEDDPSDITRQYLKLDNRKRLPHHRYQHQFSETLVEKKRGSRPLPDLIHQTIHEDPNAPKPTTNGDGEGSLFVTDELEPAAQAQPVEPSKPNSTTTNPFSSFKPNGVLGSNNAVNGNSGTLLNGTSPASTSTSPFQQSTPQQNPFAPTPAQAAEPAKPAVNPFATATTSTLPSFLISTPGSTTPSSQEPAAATTTATATSNPFAPSTTPSASTGPAQSSPFAWPPTSESQTPKAPSFPSFTPQPTVPSNDAPTPPSKVDKPASLVPQAPATPAVEPAKTIDNNAVPPSSGPTVDAFRHLKPTPPPLGSVAKPISGLGIGTPLPSADKQDKPAPSVLSSSPAVTSTPQLSFPAFSTPSYQPSPLGIIPPQPATTSPPKPTIQTPQPPTLPPAPPAPPQPPRDLIGDFTKWYVLGDEGMLGDFQAFMLDNILQGVYRKFVKDKERKRQKEEEEQALAKATEFRRYTLSVRYFYRWRDTARELRLSQLRRSGREQMRVYYEAQRAAQLKAQKAEARRAAREKAELAELNRHRPEELMDLLKHKKPGKRRQSEEDALLASGVLSGVGNEREAIAQIVNGPPSMNGTVSSQQSKLSRASTTKGGSKTRALREQLLGDRSSSFRRSLPPSMSGNGSSPEPSSRVSKVSERWRLKAMGIVQMPDGTAMPESLANEIQYGKKRHSGTGTMGPPSSSFIRRASVSDLARSEGGHRLSSSHGAIDTTEFDGTAANNKRKRAAEDDDDTPQQGASNTHKRVMSDAQKLISELRAMRAEMEEGASWFHGQNERLQSEMISRGSTPWDQGS